The Dehalococcoides mccartyi CG5 genome contains the following window.
AAAAATATCCGGTGATATTTTACCTATTTCAGGCATTTCAGACATATCCACTTGCTCCTTTATAATACTGGGCTACAGGAAATACAGATATCTGCAAATTATACCTGAAATAGCATCTAAGACCAATTCTACCCTGAATACCCGGAGTCACCTGATGGGACACTATAAAAACCAAATTTCCGGCAGGTTATTTTGAAATATCCTTACCGGAAAATTGATCATTTATCTTGATTAAAGAGTACCCGAATATTTTATTGCGGGCATTAAAGGCTTTTAAATGCTCAGCTCCAGAGGAACTTCAGGTGAACCGCTTTCTTTCCACTGCTGTACCAGATTATCTAAATTTATAGAATCCAAAATTTCATCGGTAGCTTTTTTTATTCTGAGCCAGACATTGCGGGTTATACAACCCTCACCACGCCAGCAAACCCTAGGGTCATCTACACACTCTGAAGGGGAGGTAGATCCTTCGGTAGCCTTTACAATATCACTCAGTTTTATCTCTTTAGGATCTCTGGCCAGTACAAAACCGCCGTTTGCCCCACGAACACTCCTGACCAACCCTGCTATCCGCAAAGGGATAAAAAGCTGAGCCAGATACTGTTCAGATATCTTTCGCCGCTGAGCGACGTCACGAATCAAAATAGGGCCTTCACCGTAATGAACCGCCAGGTCAAACATGGCCTCCATGGAATGCCTGCCGCGGGCTGACAACTTCATTGTATTCGCCTCCAACAACTAACCACTAAAAGTAATATTCCTATTACTAATAAGCTTAAGAAATACGTCTATGCTATAGGATTAGTGAATTTTTGTCAAGAAAAAGGCATCTGCAGGCATAGTATAAATGGTATAAAAATGAGGACTGCCTGACTTTTGGTCAATTGTCCTCATCTAAGTAACGCCAATATCAAGGGTTCAGGTGCTGAGATGTTCACTAAGGGCACGATAACCACTGGTTGTATAACTCTTAAGGTCTTTGCCAATAAGCAGGGCTTCTGCCCCGTCCAGACTTTCAAGCAGCTTAAGGGTCTCATCCACTCCCATTACCATGGCAGCTGTAGCTAAAGCATCAGCCAGCAGAGTATCACGGGCAATAACAGTGGCACTGCACAGTTCCTGAGGTGAGAACCCGGTACTGGGGTCAATAATATGATTATACTTATAATCCGGGGTGAATGCGTTTTCATAATCACCGGAAGTAGCCATGCAGGCATTTGAAGACTGAATAACGTCATAATAACCGGTAAAAGCTCTGGGGTGGGTGATACCTACTTTCCAAGGCTGGCCGTCTTCACGCATGCCCTGAAGAGCCAAATCTCCACCGGCTTCAACTATTATCTGGCTGACACCC
Protein-coding sequences here:
- a CDS encoding RrF2 family transcriptional regulator → MKLSARGRHSMEAMFDLAVHYGEGPILIRDVAQRRKISEQYLAQLFIPLRIAGLVRSVRGANGGFVLARDPKEIKLSDIVKATEGSTSPSECVDDPRVCWRGEGCITRNVWLRIKKATDEILDSINLDNLVQQWKESGSPEVPLELSI